The Ignavibacteria bacterium genomic interval ATGATATGGGAAAAGCGGAAGAAGTGCACGCATTGTGCGGGGTAAATTTGCAAATTCAAAAAAATGAATATATCGCAATTATGGGGCCTTCGGGTTCCGGCAAATCCACGATGATGAATATTATTGGATGTCTCGATACGCCAACGTCGGGAATTTATATTTTGAACGGACTAGATGTTCACGATATGGAAGATAATGCATTGGCAAAAATCCGCAACAAAGAAATCGGATTTGTGTTTCAAACATTTAATTTACTTGCGCGTTCCGATGCGTTGCATAATGTTGAACTCCCGCTTATCTATGGAGGAATTGGGAAACGCGACCGCCGTGAACGTGCGATGGAAGCATTGCGTCAAGTAGGACTTGAAGACCGCGCGCATCATAAACCGAACGAACTTTCCGGCGGACAACGTCAACGTGTTGCGGTTGCGCGCGCATTAGTTACGAATCCCTCGATCATTCTTGCCGATGAACCTACGGGAAATCTCGATTCGAAAACAGGGGAAGAAATTATGGCGTTGTTTGAACAACTTCACTCGCAGGATAATACCATCATTCTCGTTACGCACGAACACGATATTGCTTTGCATGCGCATCGTGTTGTTAGTTTGCGAGACGGAATGATTGAAAAAGATGAGCGAAGGTGATAATTTTCAATTCTACGATGACGAAAGAAGAACTACAAGAACGGGGAAAACAAATGGCTTTACGGGTGATTCGATTAGCAGAATCCTTCCCGAAAAGAAAAACAGCAACGCCAAACAAATCAGAAATTGGCAATCGGAAATAGGAAATGAAACTCTGGGAAATCACCGAAGGGCTCCGCATTGCACTGAAATCAATTAAAGCAAATAAAATGCGCGCAATTCTTACGACGTTAGGAATTGTTATCGGCATTGTTTCCGTTACGCTTATGGCAACCGCAATCGAA includes:
- a CDS encoding ABC transporter ATP-binding protein is translated as MENHALIKLEQLTKSYDMGKAEEVHALCGVNLQIQKNEYIAIMGPSGSGKSTMMNIIGCLDTPTSGIYILNGLDVHDMEDNALAKIRNKEIGFVFQTFNLLARSDALHNVELPLIYGGIGKRDRRERAMEALRQVGLEDRAHHKPNELSGGQRQRVAVARALVTNPSIILADEPTGNLDSKTGEEIMALFEQLHSQDNTIILVTHEHDIALHAHRVVSLRDGMIEKDERR